In a genomic window of Brettanomyces nanus chromosome 1, complete sequence:
- a CDS encoding uncharacterized protein (BUSCO:EOG09342SR3), translated as MYVSRLGRLGLPRAGNLKAVIGDWRITRRLESTSSSTQRPLRLKYQQFSQYYKDPAISKNVPELEQTRLIPTLPAFYASNPLHEEHISKLTDLLNRYLSLPFDKRNSSNSWLTFEDYKEIGGGNKLKVTQYQKLMTVLKRLDSIDPQLKNDEIEGALGGYRKAKEQASASKKSKTLDDKGRAVALGRRKASSAKVYVVKGSGEFLVNGKPLENVFPSFNDRLTVLYPLQVVNGEGDYNVFALSRGGGKTGQIDSIKLAISRALCIHNPLLKKRLFSAGCLTRDHRVVERKKPGKMKARKMPTWVKR; from the coding sequence ATGTACGTTTCAAGATTGGGTAGACTTGGCCTTCCGAGGGCCGGAAACCTCAAAGCGGTTATTGGTGATTGGCGGATAACAAGAAGATTGGAATCAACATCTTCGTCTACTCAGCGTCCATTGAGATTAAAGTATCAGCAGTTTTCACAATACTATAAAGACCCTGCAATAAGTAAGAACGTTCCAGAACTCGAACAGACGCGATTGATCCCCACCTTACCTGCATTTTATGCTAGCAATCCCTTGCATGAGGAACATATCTCGAAATTGACTGACTTGTTGAACAGATATCTCAGTTTACCATTTGATAAGAGAAACTCGAGCAATTCCTGGCTGACTTTCGAAGATTATAAGGAGATTGGAGGAGGAAACAAGCTAAAAGTGACTCAGTACCAAAAATTGATGACtgttttgaaaagattaGATTCTATTGATCCTCAGCTAAAGAACGACGAAATTGAGGGTGCACTAGGTGGCTATAGAAAGGCTAAAGAACAGGCGTCTGCCAGTAAGAAATCCAAAACCTTGGATGATAAGGGAAGGGCAGTTGCCTTAGGACGGAGGAAGGCTTCCAGTGCAAAGGTTTACGTTGTTAAAGGCAGTGGAGAATTTTTAGTCAATGGTAAGCCATTGGAGAACGTGTTCCCAAGTTTTAACGATAGATTGACAGTGTTGTATCCTCTTCAGGTAGTCAATGGCGAGGGTGATTACAATGTTTTCGCATTGTCCAGGGGTGGTGGTAAGACAGGTCAGATAGATTCTATCAAGCTAGCCATTTCTCGAGCCCTTTGTATACATAATCCTctgttgaaaaagaggCTATTTTCTGCGGGCTGCTTGACTAGAGATCATAGAGTCgtggagagaaagaagcctGGTAAGATGAAAGCCCGTAAGATGCCTACCTGGGTTAAGCGTTGA
- a CDS encoding uncharacterized protein (EggNog:ENOG41), which translates to MVKETGLYDILGVSSDADEIIIKKGYRKMALRYHPDKNPGNKEAELKFQEVAEAYQILSDPQKRTIYDEVGKEGMSKQGVEAANVDPKEFFSMIFGGDGFNDYIGELSLISSMLDAMQNEDEENTTGDPSETTVSTFDGKSSKLNNQQQDATKNRQKIASKYMEQKREEDKKRVDELVKKMLEKMDPVLTTVHGDGSFDDHELTNFKNMMAKDVSSAVLESFGVDMCHEIGKIYLFKGRAFLKSQKAILGRFHRIGSSLKQSRNTAKDVFSLISSAHDAQSTLQAMAMLESSDDGDMDEYQKAKYEQTMTGKFLHVAWASSRFEINQILSSVCKKVLNDKTQSSAVRRQRAELLIIMGVFFKNAKRDADDDAEDTQVFERLVREAKETKSRDIRKQAYSNMRKKQDSLSTTNGSIDDASLNSTKSAEKSTESFSKTSTGSSRGLFSRFRKN; encoded by the coding sequence ATGGTCAAAGAAACGGGACTTTACGACATCTTAGGTGTGTCTTCAGATGCAGATGAAATCATTATAAAAAAGGGGTATCGTAAAATGGCGTTGAGATACCACCCTGATAAGAATCCGGGCAATAAGGAGGCTGAATTAAAGTTTCAGGAGGTTGCAGAGGCCTATCAAATTCTTAGTGATCCTCAAAAGAGAACCATTTATGATGAAGTGGGTAAAGAAGGTATGAGTAAGCAAGGAGTTGAGGCCGCTAATGTTGATCCTAAGGAGTTTTTCTCTATGATATTTGGAGGTGACGGCTTTAATGATTACATAGGAGAATTGAGCCTGATTTCCTCAATGCTCGATGCCATGCAGAATGAGGACGAGGAAAATACTACTGGGGATCCTTCTGAGACTACGGTCAGTACTTTTGATGGAAAGAGCAGCAAGCTCAATAATCAGCAGCAAGATGCGACGAAGAATCGTCAGAAGATAGCGTCCAAATACATGGaacagaagagagaagaggataAAAAGCGTGTGGAtgaattggtgaagaagatgttggaaaagatggatCCTGTGCTTACTACAGTACATGGTGACGGCTCTTTCGATGATCATGAGCTCACCAATTTTAAGAATATGATGGCAAAGGACGTTTCTTCCGCTGTATTAGAATCATTCGGTGTTGATATGTGCCATGAAATTGGTAAAATTTATCTTTTCAAAGGTAGGGCCTTTTTGAAGTCCCAAAAGGCTATTTTGGGTCGATTTCATAGAATAGGATCATCACTGAAACAGAGTAGAAACACTGCCAAGGACGTTTTcagtttgatttcttcgGCTCACGATGCACAAAGTACTTTACAAGCGATGGCAATGCTTGAATCATCGGATGATGGTGATATGGATGAGTATCAGAAGGCCAAGTATGAACAGACTATGACGGGAAAGTTCCTACATGTTGCATGGGCTTCATCGAGGTTCGAGATCAATCAGATTCTAAGCAGTGTTTGTAAAAAGGTTCTCAATGACAAAACCCAATCGTCCGCAGTGAGAAGACAAAGAGCAGAGTTATTGATAATCATGGGtgttttcttcaagaatgCAAAGAGGGATGCTGACGATGATGCTGAGGATACCCAGGTGTTTGAGAGGTTGGTCAGAGAAGCCAAGGAAACCAAATCCCGCGATATTAGAAAACAGGCATACTCCAAtatgaggaagaagcaaGATAGTTTATCCACGACGAATGGATCTATTGATGATGCCAGTCTTAACAGCACTAAGTCTGCCGAAAAGTCTACagaatcattttcaaaaacGTCTACTGGGAGCTCTAGAGGTCTCTTCTCAAGATTCAGAAAGAATTAA
- a CDS encoding uncharacterized protein (EggNog:ENOG41~BUSCO:EOG09342LR0) — protein MISLNSANCDWSHKYINYDKLTDTQIKILGLPFLGDLYEHYFVKEDAELYPDPKDIRILAIGDPQINGNWPITPYIKRLDNYANDYYIGHIYNMMKPRLNPTHVAVMGDMFSSQWIGDSEFYNRTGRFMNRLFPRPINQTFAELDFIAKHEDADWESHFGWFNKQLHEGKFARDDLYGYENVRDWSSANLTTEPLFINITGNHDIGYGDTTYQHMCRWRILFGKDNYWIEYDNDTDHPWRIVVLNSLALDGPLLQPEFQEYEWQFVDALANKSYNGTTILMTHIPMYKREGLCSDGPYVDYFNKTNCPPGANCRLGLLKSENHLQYETSQRVLNAAFKNSSGIIMTGHDHVGCVNYYNYDSETNIWEASKDITSPKHIRELTVRSIMGEFDGNTGIVTGHFNYTAHNWDFDYTTCPFTIQHVWWGAKVSLALAILLQTLTLFF, from the exons ATGATTTC TTTGAATTCAGCCAATTGTGATTGGTCTCATAAGTATATCAACTACGATAAATTGACGGATACCCAGATTAAGATTCTTGGGCTTCCGTTCTTAGGGGATCTTTATGAGCATTATTTCGTaaaagaagatgctgaACTATATCCGGATCCCAAAGATATCAGAATTTTGGCCATTGGTGACCCTCAGATCAATGGTAACTGGCCGATAACTCCCTACATTAAGCGACTCGATAACTATGCCAATGACTACTACATTGGGCATATTTACAATATGATGAAGCCACGGTTGAATCCAACGCATGTGGCTGTTATGGGGGACATGTTTTCGTCGCAATGGATTGGAGACTCGGAATTCTATAACAGGACTGGAAGGTTTATGAATCGTCTTTTTCCAAGACCGATAAATCAGACGTTTGCCGAGCTTGATTTTATTGCCAAGCATGAAGATGCCGATTGGGAAAGCCATTTTGGTTGGTTTAATAAGCAGTTGCACGAGGGAAAGTTTGCAAGGGACGATCTCTATGGATATGAAAACGTGAGGGATTGGTCGTCGGCTAACTTGACTACAGAGCCGTTGTTCATAAATATTACGGGAAATCACGACATTGGTTACGGAGATACCACTTATCAGCATATGTGTCGATGGAGAATTTTGTTTGGCAAGGACAATTACTGGATTGAATACGATAACGATACTGATCATCCATGGAGAATTGTGGTTTTAAACTCTTTGGCATTGGATGGTCCTCTTTTACAGCCTGAATTCCAAGAATACGAATGGCAGTTTGTCGATGCTCTTGCCAATAAATCATACAATGGAACAACCATTTTAATGACACATATTCCAATGTATAAGCGTGAAGGATTATGCTCTGATGGACCCTATGTGGATTACTTTAACAAAACCAACTGTCCTCCCGGAGCCAATTGTAGGCTGGGATTGTTGAAATCTgagaatcatcttcagtaTGAGACATCACAGAGAGTTCTAAATGCTGCGTTCAAAAACAGTTCTGGCATTATTATGACCGGTCATGATCATGTTGGATGTGTCAATTATTACAACTACGACTCTGAGACAAATATTTGGGAAGCCTCTAAAGATATTACTTCCCCTAAGCATATTAGAGAACTTACTGTGCGATCTATCATGGGAGAATTCGATGGTAACACTGGAATTGTGACTGGTCACTTCAATTATACTGCTCACAATTGGGACTTTGACTACACCACTTGTCCATTTACTATCCAACATGTTTGGTGGGGAGCTAAGGTGTCTTTGGCATTGgctattcttcttcaaaccttaactctttttttctag
- a CDS encoding uncharacterized protein (EggNog:ENOG41), with amino-acid sequence MKILTEEEKEIATHLKASIWYTVSKVVEQQTKKLSRDSGGNLTATPQFVAALVELVYRQLTGVGEDLAMFANHARRKTITPDDMYMIVRKNEDLKEILKNIAENETKEPRDLSGSASHRAPESSDNVILPDPLKNIQVKQESHHKMSHSGEEDTFSDMGDYI; translated from the coding sequence AAGCAAGTATCTGGTATACTGTATCAAAAGTAGTGGAGCAGCAAACCAAGAAACTATCCCGAGATTCTGGTGGGAATTTGACTGCTACTCCACAGTTTGTGGCTGCTCTGGTGGAGTTGGTGTATAGACAACTTACCGGTGTAGGAGAGGATCTAGCAATGTTTGCGAACCATGCTCGAAGGAAAACCATTACACCGGACGATATGTATATGATAGTGAGGAAGAATGAGGATCTTAAGGaaatattgaagaatattgCTGAAAATGAGACTAAAGAACCCAGAGACCTTAGTGGAAGCGCCAGTCATAGAGCACCTGAATCTTCGGATAACGTGATACTTCCTGATCCATTAAAAAATATTCAGGTCAAACAGGAAAGTCATCATAAGATGTCTCAttctggagaagaagatactttCAGTGACATGGGAGACTACATATGA
- a CDS encoding uncharacterized protein (BUSCO:EOG093404X7), protein MSDEADIVSKLKQEDKAEGEDIKEKVKEEDSSKLIDDAASEDDEDNGDGDGSDDSSEDDEDDDEDEEAIRKVREGFIVDDDEEEDGDDSGIKHHRHKHKKRKTSNEELDEDDLELLRENAGELPSEVTERSKFKRLKRGGDDVNEAETATKELTEMFSDEENEEQAHPEDEGEEGDDDLMEASRKRQQQRAGMPGEFDDFIEDDELSEDDENRDERLARMRSARRAKHNFTAGSQIDQDKMDELYEIFGDGEEYAWALEAENEDIANEENGTELRDEASGETDDVAAAASSEREESTKSPTKSLKDVFEYEELKEHLLTDQDQKIRVTDVPERYQLLREGIENYNLPDEEFVLKQQWIAEKIYEEKASSFQDQKAIWDPFKDSVFHVVEFISRDNLEVPTIWNCRKDYTLHTYREDGQLRVQKLLNENDLWRIVQLDIEYHAILDKRTSVRKLFESLLVTDPLYDEFIKSAKSIAELQDLHDYLSFVYSAKFRDSHEKKHHSDGDSDASNSKQRIHSRYNIFERIRSDIVYDVVKVMGITADHFGENVSSNTKLYVTEDPEKKPEEVIEEAISKGSYFDTKEKALNSVKHIFSEELAHNPKLRTHLRLAYQNYATVDIELTERGRVEIGEKSPYADFKYAINRAMESFTYQSDLFLRMLEAESLGLLHIHIGLKSAYKNFVDQLFSFLSSDGTSDVSNAWNELRRNCLDLALGKLLPSIALGIKEKLGRDSQRLLFFDIRDKFLDKVDQAPFHPVSSAKGTVPRVLAMSNGDGKRDAAVLAVTMDYDGSLVESVKFEENFRESEFEKKLIALIQRFKPEVIAISGYTPEVSYFFKHVQELVQLNKLTVETDAVPESNDEYKQDDDLKQESESNLIPLPVIYVPDETARVFEHSQRAKEEFGDKPRVAKFCVGLARYVQSPLLEYISLGEAISSVSVHKYQDLLPAEKFRFATETIFVDMTCLVGVKLNDAVRSQYMSQIVQFIAGLGPRKAAGVVKGIENTGGAIVRRDDLIIKELTTKNVFMNCASFIELPVPDRYDKDVELLDATRIHPEDYELARKMASDALDLTDEDRQAVEQEEGGVVGKLYEEGAEKLDDLLLEGYADQLEQHGHRKRATLEMIKEELQSNYEELRKPFHALMPEEVFYMLTAETKDSFQEGLLIPVVIQRVDNRYLSVVTQSDVRGNISRADIVPYNDSTNLLARFNVGQPVQAVIKSVEYPDFRSEMSLLREDVMQARKGMKVDKFKGLWDFDAEENDIKREEESEKTSESETKRFIKHPYFRNFNNQQAEDYLASRENGEFVIRPSSKGAGHLTITWKLDNQLFQHIDVVEHDKVNDYTLGRVLQVGEFRYHDLDELIVSHINKLHSKVESMKNYEKFRNEPASDSRSWLVRYSKANKNRSCYCFCFNHRAPGWFYLLFKLNDDTDRTYTWNVKVLPTGYQLHGNVYPDMIHLCNGFKRLLQNQLSGNAGYGGYRY, encoded by the coding sequence ATGTCTGACGAGGCTGATATTGTAAGCAAATTGAAGCAAGAAGATAAGGCGGAAGGGGAAGAcataaaagagaaagtgaaagaagaagattccagTAAATTGATAGATGATGCAGCtagtgaagatgacgaggaTAATGGTGATGGCGATGGTTCTGATGATTcctctgaagatgatgaagatgatgatgaagatgaagaagccaTTCGGAAAGTTCGAGAGGGATTTATtgttgatgacgatgaggaggaagatggtgatgatAGCGGTATCAAGCATCACCGCCACAAGcacaaaaagagaaagacctcaaatgaagaattggatgaggatgatttggaaCTATTAAGAGAAAATGCTGGTGAATTGCCTTCAGAAGTGACCGAACGAAGCAAATTCAAGCGTCTCAAACGAGGAGGAGACGATGTCAATGAAGCTGAAACCGCTACCAAAGAACTTACAGAAATGTTTTCCGATGAGGAAAACGAAGAACAAGCTCAcccagaagatgaaggggaagaaggagatgatgatcttatGGAGGCCTCGAGGAAAAGACAGCAACAGCGTGCAGGCATGCCAGGAGAGTTCGACGATTTCATTGAAGACGACGAACTgagtgaagatgatgaaaatagaGACGAAAGATTGGCAAGAATGCGTTCTGCTAGAAGGGCCAAACATAATTTCACTGCAGGGTCTCAGATAGATCAGGATAAAATGGATGAGTTATATGAGATATTTGGTGATGGCGAAGAGTATGCCTGGGCTTTAGAGGCAGAAAACGAGGACATTGCCAACGAGGAGAATGGCACAGAATTGAGAGATGAAGCTTCTGGCGAAACAGATGACGTagcagctgctgcttcttccgAGCGTGAAGAAAGTACAAAATCCCCAACTAAGAGCTTGAAAGACGTGTTTGAATACGAGGAATTAAAAGAGCATCTTCTTACAGATCAAGATCAGAAGATTCGTGTCACTGATGTTCCAGAGAGATACCAGTTGTTGCGCGAGGGAATAGAAAACTACAACCTTCcagatgaagagtttgttTTGAAACAGCAGTGGATTGCCGAGAAGATTTACGAGGAAAAAGCGTCTTCATTTCAGGACCAAAAAGCTATATGGGATCCCTTCAAAGATTCTGTTTTCCATGTTGTTGAGTTCATTTCTCGCGATAACTTGGAAGTGCCTACAATCTGGAATTGCAGAAAAGACTACACTTTGCACACTTATCGTGAAGACGGCCAGCTTCGTGTTCAGAAATTACTTAACGAGAACGATCTATGGCGGATAGTTCAATTGGATATTGAATATCATGCAATCTTGGACAAGAGGACCAGTGTTCGCAAATTATTTGAGTCTTTACTAGTCACAGATCCATTGTACGATGAATTTATCAAGAGTGCGAAGAGTATTGCTGAGTTACAGGATTTGCATGATTACCTCAGCTTTGTCTACAGTGCTAAGTTTCGTGATTCTcatgaaaagaagcatcaCTCCGATGGAGATTCTGATGCATCCAACTCTAAACAGAGAATTCATTCTAGATACAACATTTTTGAGAGGATAAGGTCCGATATAGTCTATGATGTCGTTAAGGTTATGGGTATCACCGCTGACCATTTTGGCGAAAATGTTAGTTCCAACACAAAGCTTTATGTCACTGAAGATCCCGAGAAAAAACCTGAAGAGGTCATAGAAGAGGCCATATCCAAAGGCTCGTATTTCGATACTAAGGAGAAGGCCCTCAACTCCGTCAAGCATATATTTTCTGAAGAGTTAGCACACAATCCCAAATTGCGGACACATTTGCGTCTAGCTTATCAGAATTATGCCACCGTCGATATTGAGTTGACCGAAAGAGGTAGAGTAGAGATTGGAGAAAAGTCACCATATGCCGACTTCAAGTACGCTATTAACCGTGCCATGGAGTCGTTCACTTACCAGTCTGATTTATTCTTGCGAATGCTGGAGGCAGAGTCATTAGGTTTGCTTCATATACACATAGGTCTCAAGAGCGCCTACAAGAACTTTGTTGATCAACTATTTTCATTCCTCTCCTCTGACGGTACTTCTGATGTCAGTAATGCTTGGAACGAACTTAGAAGGAATTGTTTGGATTTAGCTCTTGGTAAGTTACTCCCATCTATCGCTCTTGGAATTAAGGAAAAACTTGGTAGAGACAGTCAAAGATTATTATTTTTTGATATTAGGGATAAATTTTTGGACAAGGTCGACCAGGCACCTTTCCATCCTGTTTCATCCGCTAAGGGCACGGTTCCACGGGTATTGGCCATGTCCAATGGTGATGGTAAACGTGATGCCGCTGTTCTTGCCGTGACTATGGATTATGATGGTTCCCTAGTCGAAAGTGTgaagtttgaagaaaatttcAGAGAGAGCGAATTcgaaaagaagctgattGCATTAATACAGAGGTTTAAGCCTGAGGTTATTGCCATTTCTGGATATACTCCCGAAGTAtcatacttcttcaagcatgTGCAAGAGCTTGTTCAGTTGAATAAGTTGACTGTGGAAACTGATGCAGTCCCTGAAAGCAACGACGAATATAAgcaagatgatgatcttaaGCAGGAGTCTGAGAGTAATTTAATTCCTCTACCTGTCATTTACGTGCCGGATGAGACTGCTAGAGTATTTGAGCATTCCCAGAGGGCAAAGGAAGAGTTTGGTGATAAACCTCGTGTTGCCAAGTTCTGTGTTGGCCTTGCTAGATACGTCCAAAGTCCACTTCTTGAATACATTTCATTAGGTGAGGCCATCTCTTCGGTGTCTGTGCATAAGTATCAGGACTTACTTCCAGCAGAAAAGTTTCGCTTTGCTACTGAGACTATCTTTGTTGATATGACATGCCTTGTTGGTGTGAAACTGAACGATGCTGTTCGTTCGCAATATATGTCTCAGATAGTTCAATTCATCGCTGGGTTAGGACCTAGGAAAGCAGCTGGTGTGGTGAAGGGAATTGAAAACACCGGAGGTGCCATTGTGAGAAGAGACGATTTGATCATAAAGGAGCTTACTACGAAGAATGTGTTTATGAACTGTGCATCATTCATCGAATTGCCCGTTCCTGACAGATATGATAAAGATGTGGAGCTCTTAGATGCTACAAGGATTCACCCTGAAGATTATGAGTTAGCTCGGAAGATGGCCAGTGATGCTTTAGATTTGACTGATGAAGACCGTCAAGCTGTTGAACAGGAGGAGGGTGGTGTCGTCGGCAAACTTTATGAGGAAGGTGCAGAAAAATTAGATGACTTGTTGTTGGAAGGATATGCTGACCAGTTGGAGCAGCATGGACACAGAAAGCGTGCTACCTTGGAGATGATAAAGGAGGAATTGCAGAGCAACTATGAAGAACTTCGGAAACCGTTCCACGCTTTGATGCCGGAGGAAGTGTTTTATATGTTGACGGCCGAGACGAAGGACTCCTTCCAAGAGGGATTGTTGATTCCTGTTGTCATTCAGAGAGTCGACAACAGATATTTGTCTGTTGTGACTCAATCTGACGTCAGAGGCAATATTTCACGAGCTGATATTGTCCCGTACAATGATTCGACTAATCTGCTGGCCCGTTTCAACGTTGGCCAACCTGTTCAAGCCGTTATAAAGTCGGTTGAATATCCGGACTTCCGTTCGGAAATGTCACTCTTACGCGAGGACGTTATGCAAGCTAGGAAGGGCATGAAGGTGGACAAGTTCAAGGGATTATGGGACTTCGATGCTGAAGAAAACGATATTAAGAGGGAAGAAGAGTCTGAGAAGACGAGTGAATCCGAGACCAAGAGGTTCATTAAGCATCCATATTTCCGAAACTTCAACAATCAACAAGCAGAAGATTACTTGGCCTCAAGGGAAAATGGAGAGTTTGTCATCAGGCCTTCTTCTAAAGGTGCAGGTCATTTAACAATTACGTGGAAGCTAGATAATCAGTTGTTTCAACATATTGATGTGGTGGAGCACGACAAAGTAAACGACTATACATTGGGAAGggttcttcaagttggaGAGTTCCGATATCACGATTTGGATGAGTTGATTGTGTCACATATTAACAAGCTACATTCAAAGGTTGAATCGATGAAAAACTACGAGAAGTTCCGAAATGAACCGGCCAGTGATTCACGTAGCTGGCTTGTCCGCTACTCCAAGGCTAACAAGAACAGATCTTGCTActgtttctgtttcaaCCATAGGGCACCCGGTTGGTTTTACCTATTATTCAAACTGAATGATGATACTGACAGAACATACACCTGGAACGTTAAGGTTCTTCCTACAGGCTACCAACTTCATGGTAATGTTTATCCAGACATGATTCATCTTTGCAATGGTTTCAAGCGTCTCTTGCAGAACCAGTTGAGTGGAAATGCTGGATACGGAGGCTACCGCTATTGA
- a CDS encoding uncharacterized protein (BUSCO:EOG09344MBR): MDEYEVNHTEGENSPADLNDDRFSDDELPPPSVVDGKKVINGGSGPADDDILKIGVRPTPHAVPKDQRITTPYMTKYERARILGTRALQIAMNAPVLVDIEGETDPLQIAQKELSQKKIPLIVRRYLPDNSYEDWSVDELIID; the protein is encoded by the coding sequence ATGGATGAATACGAAGTGAATCATACCGAGGGAGAAAACAGTCCAGCCGATTTGAATGACGATCGATTCAGTGACGATGAGCTACCACCTCCTTCAGTGGTGGATGGAAAAAAGGTGATTAATGGAGGCAGTGGACCTGCTGACGATGATATACTTAAAATCGGAGTGAGACCAACACCTCATGCTGTGCCTAAAGATCAAAGAATAACAACACCTTACATGACGAAATATGAAAGGGCCAGGATATTGGGAACAAGAGCATTACAAATCGCCATGAATGCGCCGGTTCTAGTCGATATAGAAGGAGAGACAGACCCTCTTCAAATAGCACAGAAGGAATTGTCACAAAAGAAGATCCCCCTTATTGTCAGGCGGTATCTCCCCGATAACTCCTATGAGGATTGGAGTGTTGATGAATTGATTATTGATTGA
- a CDS encoding uncharacterized protein (BUSCO:EOG09343U29), protein MANSSKIHKLSSKERLERIRKLRRLRKESWIENKKELNKEYEDKKTSVKLMEQSEREKEHKQEELDKLSNMNYTVEEDEEWNRKVEARKLLSSQGEFQNYKQLAERTYLKNVVKMQEISEEEYELQKKVYKELKEKGLNEAEIITQLTDRERLKHLIGEIKKKDEKSYQKRGKAGKAGEIDTDIGYINDKNKQFNDKLNRHFDRYLGKLKEDIKRGGAI, encoded by the coding sequence ATGGCAAATAGTTCTAAGATACATAAGCTAAGTTCGAAAGAGCGGCTTGAACGAATACGAAAGTTACGACGACTTAGGAAAGAGTCTTGGATTgaaaataagaaagaactgaataaagaatatgaagacaagaagacATCTGTCAAACTTATGGAACAAtcagagagagagaaggaGCATAAACAAGAAGAGCTTGATAAATTAAGCAATATGAATTATACTGttgaggaggatgaagaatggaatagaaaagttgaagcaCGAAAATTATTATCTAGTCAAGGAGAGTTTCAGAACTATAAGCAATTGGCAGAGAGGACATACTTGAAGAACGTGGTGAAGATGCAAGAGATCTCGgaagaagagtatgaaTTGCAGAAAAAGGTTTataaagaattgaaggaaaagggATTGAACGAGGCGGAAATTATTACGCAGCTGACAGATagagagagattgaagCATCTGATAGgagagatcaagaagaaagatgaaaaatcgTACCAAAAGAGAGGGAAGGCAGGAAAAGCAGGAGAAATTGATACAGATATTGGATACATCAACGACAAAAACAAGCAATTCAACGATAAGTTGAATAGGCATTTTGACAGATATCTAGGAAAACTGAAGGAAGACATCAAGAGAGGAGGTGCTATATAG